The Euphorbia lathyris chromosome 2, ddEupLath1.1, whole genome shotgun sequence genome includes a window with the following:
- the LOC136218613 gene encoding ubiquitin carboxyl-terminal hydrolase 25, producing MGLQLQMSWQPNLLSQKRKNGPPLGLKNLGNSCYLNSVLQCLTYTPPLANFCLRLQHSSLCDSLSNGERKRECPFCILEKRIVRSLSMDLTLDTPAKIQSCLRIFAEHFRCGRQEDAHEFLRYVIDSCHNTCLRLMKLKRKGNDSINGSDTVVKEIFGGALQSQVKCLSCHSESNKVDEIMDISLDVLHTNSLKEAMQKFFQPETLDGSNKYRCENCKKLVAAKKQMSILQAPNVLVIQLKRFEGIFGGKIDKAIAFEEVLVLSSFMCKGSQDLGPEYNLFGTIVHSGYSPESGHYYAYIKDAMGRWYCCNDSYVTLSTLQDVLSEKVYILFFSRTNQRPVSATATFHANGVQSRHSNGNDTSKVVKNAVELKAVPAKLSAEPLFRKDTSSTFHANGVQSCHSNGNGASKVVKNAVQPKAVPAKLSVEPVFQKDMPSMSKVDKMPCGQRLKFNIPGNFGLKKNPPTIDRKADTHKLQNSKVNGDVKEPACLEKVDKEVSSVMNGNGCNKHNKVDDSLTFRTSVVANENGRAQNGTSDSVRTNAYEASGTIGGKVTERELNPYKLQNEVKHHAELKRKLKDESFILFAQDAQSRAKVEELKEVLEQEASSVLRSCGWSDNVYSFMHSRKRSCARLAGNIDLKEILMTEAKASFIPEIPESLKEDLVKRLQSFGEEK from the exons ATGGGATTGCAATTGCAGATGAGTTGGCAGCCGAATTTACTGAGTCAGAAAAGGAAAAACGGGCCTCCTTTAGGGTTGAAGAATCTCGGTAACTCTTGCTATCTCAATAGCGTCCTTCAGTGCCTCACTTACACTCCTCCCCTCGCCAATTTCTGTCTCCGCTTGCAACACTCTTCTCTCT GTGATTCGCTTTCCAATGGGGAGCGGAAGCGCGAGTGTCCATTTTGTATATTGGAGAAACGGATAGTCCGGTCCCTAAGCATGGACCTTACGCTTGATACTCCGGCTAAGATCCAAAGTTGTCTCAGAATTTTTGCTGAGCACTTTCGGTGCGGTCGCCAAGAGGATGCTCATGAATTTTTGCGCTATGTTATTGATTCTTGCCACAACACTTGCTTGCGGCTCATGAAGCTGAAGCGCAAGGGAAATGACTCAATTAACGGCAGTGATACTGTCGTCAAAGAGATATTCGGGGGTGCTTTGCAGAGCCAGGTGAAGTGCTTGTCATGCCATTCCGAATCCAATAAGGTTGATGAGATTATGGACATAAGTCTCGATGTTTTGCATACTAATTCTCTTAAAGAAGCAATGCAAAAGTTTTTTCAGCCTGAGACTTTGGATGGCAGCAATAAGTACAGATGTGAGAA TTGTAAGAAATTGGTGGCAGCAAAGAAGCAAATGTCAATTCTTCAAGCACCTAATGTATTGGTAATCCAACTCAAG AGATTTGAGGGCATATTTGGTGGAAAGATTGACAAGGCCATTGCATTTGAAGAAGTTCTGGTTCTTTCAAGCTTCATGTGTAAAGGAAGCCAG GATCTAGGACCAGAATATAATCTTTTTGGTACCATTGTGCACTCGGGGTACTCTCCAGAATCCGGGCATTACTATGCATATATCAAG GATGCAATGGGCCGGTGGTATTGCTGCAATGATTCATATGTCACACTTTCAACGCTGCAGGATGTCTTGTCTGAGAAGGTTTATATTCTGTTCTTTTCTCGTACTAATCAAAGGCCAGTATCTGCAACTGCCACTTTTCATGCCAATGGTGTACAGTCACGACATTCCAATGGAAATGACACATCTAAagttgtaaaaaatgctgttgaACTGAAAGCAGTGCCAGCAAAGTTATCTGCTGAACCATTGTTCCGGAAAGATACATCATCCACTTTTCATGCCAATGGTGTACAGTCATGTCATTCCAATGGAAATGGCGCATCTAAagttgtaaaaaatgctgttcaACCTAAAGCAGTGCCAGCAAAGTTATCTGTTGAACCAGTGTTCCAGAAAGATATGCCATCCATGTCAAAGGTTGATAAAATGCCTTGTGGGCAACGTCTGAAGTTCAATATTCCTGGTAACTTTGGTTTGAAAAAGAATCCTCCAACTATTGATAGGAAGGCCGACACTCATAAGCTTCAAAACTCGAAAGTGAATGGGGATGTGAAAGAGCCAGCTTGTTTGGAGAAAGTTGACAAAGAAGTATCATCGGTAATGAATGGAAATGGTTGTAACAAACATAATAAGGTTGATGATAGTCTCACCTTCCGAACAAGTGTTGTGGCAAATGAAAATGGCCGTGCCCAAAATGGTACTTCTGATTCAGTGAGGACAAATGCTTATGAGGCTAGTGGTACTATAGGTGGGAAAGTAACAGAAAGAGAGTTAAATCCctataaattacaaaatgaaGTGAAACACCATGCAGAGTTGAAGAGAAAATTAAAGGATGAATCTTTCATATTATTTGCTCAGGATGCTCAATCAAGAGCCAAAGTGGAAGAGTTGAAGGAAGT TTTGGAACAAGAAGCTTCGTCAGTTTTGCGATCTTGCGGCTGGTCTGATAATGTGTACAGTTTTATGCATTCGAGGAAGAGGTCATGTGCAAGACTAGCTGGAAATATCGACTTAAA